Within Halostella limicola, the genomic segment GCTGAAAGACCCCGGCAAGTTCAGGGTGCTCATCGGCAAGGCCGACGCGTCAGGCACCGAGACGACTACGAACGAGACCCCCAACGCACCGTTCTGATCGCCATGACCGAAACGTCTCTCGACCCGGACCGACGGCTCGGCGAACTGGTCACCGAAGCGCCCGAGCTCGCGCGAGCGCTCGAGTCCCTCGGGATCGACTACTGCTGCGGCGGGGACCGGACGCTCGCCGAGGCGTGCGCCGAGGCGGACCTCGACCTCTCGACCGTCCGCGAGCGACTGGCGGACGCGCGCCGGACGGACGCCGACGAGCGGATCGAGCGCGAGTCGCTGTCGGCCCTCGTCGACGACATCGTCTCCACGCACCACGAGTACCTCCGGGATGAGCTCCCGCAGCTCGAAGAGCTCGTCCGGAAGGTCCGGAGCGTTCACGGCGAGAACCACCCGGAGCTCCGCGAGGTCGAGTCGGAGTTTATCGCCCTCTCGGAGGAGATGCGGACCCACACCGAAGAGGAGGAAACGGACGCGTTCCCGGTCGTCGAGAAGCTCGACCGCGGCGAGCCGCTCGACGGCGCCGAGGCCGAGACGCTCCGCGAGACGTTCGAGGACCTCGAAGCGGACCACGACGAGACCGCGGCCCGCCTCGAACGGATCGCTGACCTGACCGACGACTACGCGGTGCCGGACGACGCCTGTCCGAGCTACCGGAGCATGCTCGACCGGCTCGAAGCGCTCGAACGGGACACGCACATGCACGTTCACAAGGAGAACAACGTCCTCTTCGAGGAGGCCGAGAAGCGGCTGTCCGGCTGACCCGCCCGCCGGGGCGCTCCGACGATATCGCCGCTCGATTCGCGACCCCCCATCACGCCAACCGCCGGACGAGCAGGTAAGAGTATCCGACGGTCCCCAGCAGCGCGAGCGCCGCGCCGAGCGTTCTGATCCGCTGAAGCGAGGGAAGGGTACCGACCGCCTTGAGGACGCCGCCGCTTCAGAGCGCGAGGATCGTGGTCAGGGCGACCCGTTCTGTCGCTCCCGGGAACCCCCCGGCCGTCACCGGGAAGAACTGGTAGGCGTAGCCGAGTATCGTCAGCAGCAGGAACCCGTCGAGGACGAGCGGGACGTGGACGGCGACCGCGAGGCCGGTCTCGATCCCGAGCGCGCCGACGGCGGCGACCCCGACGGCCGCGACGCCGCCGAGCGCCCCGAGACCGATCCCGTAGAGCCCGACCCGCCGCCGGTCGGTTCGGTACGCGACGACGGCGACAAGGGCGGCGTAGCCCGCCATCGCGACGAGTTCCAGCCCCGCTCCGACGAGGAACCACGGCGGCCGCCAGAACGCCGCCGACAGCACGGCCGGTGCGACTGCCCCGCAGCAGAGCACGGTCCGCGAGAGGGCCGACGGCGGCGTCACGTGGAAGAAGCCGGTCAGCAGTCTGGTCCCGAGAGCGAAGATCAGCAGCGCGGCGAACCCGGTCCCGTAGTAGTGCACGACCATCGGGAGCGTCGCGCCGATCGGGTCCGGAAACGGGGGCGTCGCGGAGAGCAAGGCGACGGTTCCGACGACGAGGTAGCCGACCGCGACCGGGATCGCTACCGTGCCGAGCCGCGTCGAGCGCTGCGGCCGTTCGCCGGCGCGGAGGACGACTTCTGGGTCGGCCGCTATCGCGGGGAGAACCGTCCGGAGGAGCGTCCAGACGAAGATCCCGACGCCCGCGCTCCACAGGGTCGCGCCGACGGCGGTGACGGGGCCGCCGAGTTCGAAGACCGAGTCGCCGGCGAGCAGCCCCACTCCGGCGTACGCGAGGGCGAAGTGGACGCCCGGGAGCCGCCGCGCGGAGAGCGTTCGTCCGACGTACGACGGGAGCAGGAGGTACGCCATGCCGAACACCATCGGCAGCGCGGCGCCGAGAAGACCGACGACGGCGACCGTTCGGAGCGACGGATCGCCGAGGAACGCGGCCTGCAGCGCGACCATCGAGAGGGCGCTCGCGACCGCGAAGCACCGCGTCCACCGGCTCAGGCCGCCGCTGACGGCCATGTTTCGGAGAACGAACGGTCTTCGGTCATCGAGGGGTCGCCGCGCGGTACGCGCTGGCGTCCGTTCGACGGGCGATTACGGCGTTTCGGGCGTTCGGACTCGGCTCTAGCGACTGCCACGGCGCTCACCGGTCGAGGTAGGGAACGCTCTCACAGAAACCTGTGCCCGCATATATTCGCCGGCCCCGATCGGCCGGCCTCGAACGATCGTCTTCGAACGAACCTCTATTGACGTGGGGCGCTCATCCCCGATCGATGGGCCGCCTCGAAGGACTCAGGGTGTTTCCGGTGAAAGGACTGGACGGTATCGACGTGGAAGCGACCGAGATCCTCGACGGTGGGACGCTGAGCCGCGACCGGGAGTTCGCGCTCTTCGACGCGGAGGGCGACGTCGTCAACGGGAAGCGGACCGACCGCGTGCACGACCTCGCGACCGACTTCGACCCGGCGTCGGGGGCGTTGCGGGTCGAAGCGCCCGACGGCGAGGTCCGTCGGTTCGACCTCGCCGAGGACCGCGAGCGGGCCGAACGGTGGTTCAGCGACTTCTTCGACGCGGACCTGACGCTCCGGCGAGACGCCTCGCTGGGGTACGTCGACCGGCGCGAGATGGGGCCGTCGGTCGTCAGCACGGCCACGCTCGAAACGGTCGCGTCGTGGTTCGACGGGATGAGCGTCGAGAGCGCGCGCCGCCGGCTCCGCGCGAACGTCGAGGTCTCGGGCGTCCCGGCGTTCTGGGAGGACCGGTTCGTCGGCGACGGGGCGCCGGCTTTCGAGGTCGGCGGCGTCCCCTTCGAGGGGGTCACGCCCTGCGGCCGCTGCGTCGTCCCGAGTCGAGACCCGGACACCGGCGAGCCGACCCCCGAGTTCCGGGAGCGGTTCGTGCGAAAACGGCGAGAATCGTTCCCGGAGTGGGCCGACGAGGGCGCGTTCGACCACCACTACTCGCTGATGATCATCGCTCGGGTCCCGGAGCCCGACCGCGGTCGAACGCTCCGCGTCGGCGACAAGGTGGACGTGGTCGAACGGTAGGTCCCGCGGCTGAGCCGCCAGACGAGCGACGATCTCGGTCGTCAAACCCGGAGCGGCGCGCTCGGAGTGAGCGATGGCTTCCTCAGTCGTCCGTCACCGCGGCGTCGCTCGGGGGTCCCGCAAGTCGTTCACGTACTCCTTCAGGACGCGCTCCTCGGCGCGGTGGAGGATCTCGCTGCACGTCGACTTCGCGATGTCGAGGTCGTCTGCGAGCTCCACCAGGGTCGTCCGCCTCGGCGTGTCGTAGTACCCGCGGTCGATCGCTTCGTCGACCAGCCACAGCTGGCGGTCGGTCAACAGCGAGTCCGACTCGACGTCCTGTTGCACCCGCTCCACGGTGTACGGGATCCCGACGTCGTCGAGCGTGTCTCCGAGCTTCGAGAGGTTCCGCTGGGGGAGCGTCTCCGCGAGCGTCATCTCGCCGTCTCTCACCTCGAAGGGCGTGTCCAGCGGCACGCCGGAACTCTGGAGCGAGGTCATCAACAGCGGCACGGTCGTCTCGACCTGTACCCGTCTGCCGTCGCCGTCGGTCTCGAACTCCGTCAGGTCCGTCACCGATTCGTACTCCCGGATTTGGTCACAGACCGCTGCGGGGTCGCCGCCGAGTAGCTCGATCCGGGCGACGCCGGTCGCGTCGTTCGCGGTCGCCGCGAGGACGCGGAACTCGGTGTCGGGATTCGCTCGGGAGACTTCGCCGATCCATACCGAGTCCGGGACCGTTATCGCGAGTTCTACGTAGGGCATGTTGTGGCGTGGTTCGGTCCTCGGACCGCCCGCGCCCGGGTCGATCCGATTCCCTCCTGCCCGCACGTTTTCGGCCGGCCTAAAAATATGTTGGCGTGAATATCTTCGGGACGAACTGCAGTGTCCGCTCCGCGGGTCGGTGCCGACCGCGAACGAGTCGTTCACGCCGGCGGATCAGCGCCGGCGACCGTCGGGCCGGTCGCGCTGTCGTTGAAGCCCGCCCGTCTCCTCAGAACGGGGCGTCCGGCGACCCCCGACTGGCGCTCTCGGATTCCTTGGCCTGTTCCATCGGGGTCGAGCCGACTTCAGCGCTGTCCTCGGGGTCCGCCGACACGTCGCCGGTCGCCAGGAACGTCTCCTCGAGCTCCGCGAGCTGGTCGTTTATCGCCTCGCTCTGGTGGTGCATCGGCGCCGCGCGGACCCGGACGAGGTCGTACTCGTGGCGCTCGGTGAGCCCGTTCCAAGCGCGAAACGACCCGATCGTCAGCGTGTGGGTCTGCGGACAGAACGGGGTCGTCGGCGTGAACTCCGCGCGCAACACGCGGTCGACCTCGTCCTCCTCGACGGCGCCGTCGCCGTCGGTCCGTTCGACGGCGTAGCGGTAGCCGGCGTTCCGGTGACGCGTGTCCAGGTTCAACCGGGCGAGGTTGTAGTTGAACGTCATGTCGTAGACCTTCCGCTCCTCGAACAGCTCGCGAGTCAGCCGGTGGAAGGCGACGTGGTCCCGTCCTTCGAGGACGTCGTGGCCCTCGAGGAACCGCTCCGGCCTCGGCGCGTTGTCGGGGACGAACTCGTCGTAGCCGTCGAACAGTTCGTCGTCGCTCTCCCCGAACGGAGACGGTATGCTCGGCATGGGTGCGGCTACGCCGACGCCCGGGGTACGGCTATTGCCGGAGATATTCGCGGTGCGACGTAATACGTCCGGCCCGGCCGCCGCGAGATCCCGCGTCGGCGTCCGGACGCGTCACGGCTCGCGGTGGATCTCGAGATACGTCGTGTACTCCCGCCTGAAGAGCCGCTTCCGTTCGGACTCGATCGCGAGCAGTTCGTGGCCAGTCTGGTCGGCTAACCGCGGGTACTCCTCCTCGGCCCGCCGGTCGGTGCTCTTGATGACGAGTACTGCGCCCTTCGGGAGGTCTTCGAGGGCTCGCTGGACGCGCGCGATGCCGCTCGCGCACCCGCGGCCGCGGTTGTCGACGGTCATGTCCGGTTCGACGTCGGGCGCGGCGTCGGGGACGGCGGGTTCGGTCACGCTCGTCACCTCCCTCCGTCGGTCGGCCCGTCGTCGGCCGCCGCTCCGAGGTCGTCGAGATCGCAGACACCGTCGATCGGGGAACACGCCCGCCACATCGGACAGAGCGTGAAGATGACGACCAGCGCACCGATGAACCCGACCTTCGCGAGGACGGCGAGCCCTAGCGTCGTTTCGAGGTACGCCCCGCTCGCGGTTCCGAGCGTGTCGACCGCCTGGTACAGCCCCGTGAGAAACAGCGTCGGGATGATGATCCGGACGGCCCACCGGAACCGTTCGAGCTGTTCGCCCGCCGCCCGTGCGACGGCCGCCGTTGGCCGCCGCTTCCCCGTCGGGACCGCGACGAAGATGTTCCAGACCGCGCCGCCGATCCAGACCGCGAACGCGAGCAGGTGCAGCGCCCGCACGCCGGCGGCGACGGGTTCGAACCCGCGGATGGCAACCTCCATGAGGGCCGTCGAGACGGTGACCGCGAGAGCGAGTCCCAGCGCCGTCGCGCCGAGGCGGCTCCGGAACCGGTCGTCGACGGCTCCCGTCCGTCGCGTCGTCCCCGCCGCGGCCGCGATCGCGAGCCCGAGCAGCGCACAGTAACCGACCACTGTCGGACCGTAGTCGAGCCGCGACGCGTACGTCCCGGCGACCGCGGCGCCGCTGACGGCCAGCACGACGAGCGCGCCGGCCGCGATCCGGTCGAACCGGTCGTACATCTCCGCGCAGTAGCCCTGCGCTCCGGCCGCGAGGTCGTCCGGGCGGACGAAGCCGTGCTTCCAGAGCAGTCCGCCGGCGAGAACGCCGAGGGAGACGAAGTACGCCCACCTCGCCGCCGCGAGCGCGGCGTCGCTACCGGCCAGCGTCGTCGACGCCCACGCCCCGACGAGCGACGCGGCGAGGATGACGCCGAGCGCGATCTTCGGCAGGACGTACTTGTCGAAGAGGTCGGTCGCTTCCCGGGTCTCGGTCCGCGTAGGTGAATCTGACATGGTCGACGGGGGCTCCCTGCCGACGGTTTAGGTCTCCCAAAACTAAGGCGCGGGGCCGGAGATATTCGGGCGAGGAAACACGGGGGCACGTTGGAAAGGTGTCCGGTATGGAGACGGTTTCGTACGATCGAGCGGTGGACGCGACGCGAGGCTCCGCGGTCGGAGCGACCGCGGGACGATGCAGGCGGGCGTTCGCCGGCGACGAGCGACGTTTGCCCCGCGGTAACGGTGCGGACCGGACTGCGGTGCGAGACACGGCGGCGAAACGGGAGTTGATCTGATGGGGTCGAACGCGTACGCGGACCGCGAACCGGTCACGACGCGGCGTCACGACCGAGCGTGGACGGCGGACCTGGAGACCGACGAGCACGCGGCCGACCGCCGGCTGGTCGTCGCGGAGGGGATCGAGGCCGTCGAACTGACGAGCCCCGGGCGGTTCGTCGACATCGTCACCCCCGAGCGTCACGGTCACCCGTCGTCGTACCTCTACCCGGCGCTGCGCTCGCTGGACGCGGATCTGCGGCTCTCCGACGAGGACCGCTGTTCCTGCGGCGGGTACGTCACGCGAGCGTTCCTCGGCGGGGAGTGACCGGCCGGCCCCGTTCGCCGGGCGCACCGTTTCGACGCCGGAGAGCTTCGGGAGGAGGCATTTACCGCCCCGCTCCGAGAGACGAGATACGAGCGTCATGGACACGACTCGAACGGACTCGACAGAGGCGTCGTGGCGGCGGGTCCCGCCCGATTCGGTCGCCGCGCCCGTCGTCCGACGGGTTCCGTACCTCGAACTGAAGCTCGAACACCCCTCGCTGGACCCGACCGCCAGCGGCGAGCAGTTCTACCCGGACGCGGTACCGTACGAGGTCGACGGCGAGCACCGGGTGTTTTACTGGCGCTCCGGGCTCCCGGACGCTGCCCCCGACCCAGCCGATTGGCGGCTCGCGTGCGCGACGACCCACGGGCTCGCCGGCGCGGAGTCCCTCCCCGCGTCGCCCCCGCCGCTGACGACTGACGGGGCGGTCGGGACGGTCGTCGTCGTGGACGGCACCGTCGCCGGCGAGGTGACGACGGCGAGGCTCGACTCGTACGCGGTCCCGAGCGTCCGGATCGAGGCGGTCGACAACTCTGCGGTCGAACTCTCCGCCAACGGGACGAGCTACGCCGTCCCGAGCGGCGACCGTCGGCGGATCGAACTCCCGCGACAGCGGGTCGAAGCGCCGGGCAAGGACGACCCCTCGCGGACGGTGACGCCGGTGCTCGCCGCCAGGTATCCCGGCCCTCGGACCGTCTACCATCCGGCGCCGGGGGCGTCGTACCGCCTGTTCCCCTCGTTCGGGCTCGACCTCTCCGCGGTCCCGAACCCGCTGCCGGTGCCGCTCGCGGCCGGGGAACTCGACGACGAGCGGCTGGCTGAAACGATCGGCGTCGATCTGTCCGCGCGGCCGTACGCCGAACGCGTCCTCTGGCAGGCGTTCGCCTACACCGCGTTCGACCCACATGCGGACTCGACGCCGAAACTGGCACAGCTACCGCGCGGGCACGTCGCGCTCCGCGTCGACTAGCGGCGTTAGGACGACTCGACGGTCGCTCGCCGCGGGGTCAGACCGCGCAGCACTTGACGTCCCGCCCCGACTCGGGACACAGTTCCAGACACGGGGCGGTGACGAGTTCCCGGAGCCGAGCGATCCCGTCTCTCGGCAGCGCGACGCCGATCTCCAGCGCCGTCCGGTCGTCGAGCGCCGTCCCCAGCACCGAATCGAAGAAGCTCGTCACGACGCAGAACCGCCACGCGACGCGCGCCGCCAGCGCCTCTCCGCGACTCGTGAGCGTCACCCCCCGGTACTTCTCGTGGTCGACTAGCCCCCGGTCGTCGAGCTTCGAGACCATCTCGGACGCGCTGGCGGGCGTTACGCCCAGCCGCTCCCTGAGGTCGCCGGTCGCGATTCGGTCCGCCTCGTCCGTCGACAGCGCGTCGATCGCGAAGAGGTACCGCGCTGTCGTGCGCTCCACGTCCGACGGCGAGGGCGACGTGGACGGTGACGCCCGCACCCGGTCGTTCGACGACATGCGTCACCGTTTCACACCCACTGGGGAAAACGTCGTCCCGAATTCCTTCCCCTCACGTGCCGCCGAGTGGCCGAACGACCCCTCTACCGGCGAGCGTCCGGCGACGGCCGACTCGTGCCGTCCCGTCGCCCGCGTCGAGACGCGAAGATCTTCGGGCGAACCCTCTCGATAGGCGCGGTCGATCGTTCGAACAGGATGTCAGGACGACAGCTCGACCTCCGCGAGATCCCCCCGCCGAAGCGACACCCGAAGATCTTCGACGCCTTCGAGGAGCTCGAGAGCGGGGAAGCGCTGACGCTCTTCAACGACCACGAACCGACGCCCCTCTATCACCAGATGGCCGCGGAGGTGGAGTCGTTCGACGCAGAGGGCTACACCGTCGACCGCATCGGTCCGCAGGAATTCATCGCGACCCTGCCGAAGAAGTAGTCGAGCGGCGCAGCGACCGGCGGTCAGCCAACCGACGGGTCCTCCCCGGGATCGAGCGAGACGGCCTCGATCCGCGCCAGCTCCTTCACCGACTGTTCTCCGTCGACGCCGGGACCGACGAATCGCGTCCCGGGGCCGGCGTCGACGAGATCCTCGCCGTCGCGGGCGAGAGCGACCAGCGCGTCGAGCGCGGTCGCTATCTCGACGTGGACGCGGTACCCGCTGTCGCTCGTCAGGCGGAGGTGCGTCGTCACCGGCGGCGCGCCGGCGGACACGAGCAGGTCCGGGACCGGCACGCCGGTCCACGACGCCGCGGTCCGGTCGCCGGTCGCGCAGACGACCGTGCACTCCCGTTCGACGGTCGGCCGCGCGTCGAGGTCCGTCCGCGTCAGCGCCAGCCGCTTCTCCCCGACGACCTCGACGGTCGCGCCGCCGTCCGCCTCGTGCTCAGGGCCACTCTGCGGGCCGCGGGGGTTGCGGGTCACGGGTCGCTTCGGTTACGGCCGGACGGCCGTAAGCACCCAGTCGTCGGGCGTCCGTCGCTCGACCGCGAACGGTTCGATCGCGCCCGGATCGGCGTCTGCGAGGTCGGCCAGGTACCCCCTGACGGGTGACGGGTCCCTGTCGCTGACGAGCGTGAGCGTCGCCCCGCTGTCGAGCGACGCGAACCGGTCCGCGACACGCTCGCGTCGCACTTCCGGGGGCTCGCCCCGAATGTCGACCGCGTCGTCGGGCACGTCCACGTCCCAGGCGGTCGCCGCGGCGTCGGTCACCGACTCCGCGAGTCGCTCCATCTCCGGCGGCGCGTCGCCGGGTGCGGGCGTCTCCTGGAGGTCCGTCGAGAACGGTATCTCGGCGAGGACCGGCGCGGACAGGGCGTCGGCGGGCGAGCTGCCGGGGAACAGGTCATGGTCGTCGCCGCAGGAGGGGCAGGTGAACCCGCCCATGTTGACGACGGCGCCGAGGACCGGCACGTCGTTGTCCCGGAACAGCTCGACGCTCCGCGCGGTGTCGTCGAGACTCGCCGGGAACGGGGTCGTCACGACGACGACGCCGTCGACCGGCACCTCCTGCAGCGTGGTGAGGACGACGTCGCCGGTGCCCGGCGGCAGGTCGATGACGAGCGTGTCCTCGGCGCGCCACGCAGCGTCCTCGAACAGCTCCGTCAGCGCGTCGTGAGCCATCGCGCCGCGCCAGGCGAGCGGCGCGCCGTCCTCCATCAGGCCGACGCTCATCACGTCGAGATCCGCGTCCGGGCCGGACGCGCCGACGGGAAGCGGTCGTCCCTCGTCGTCCGAACGGACGGGGCCGGACACGTCGAGGAGCCTCGGCACGTTCGGGCCGTGGATGTCGGCGTCGAACAGCCCCGTCGACCGTTCCGCGGCGAGCGCGCAGGCGAGGCCGGTCGAGACGGTCGACTTACCGACGCCCCCTTTCGCGCTAGCGACGGCGATCACCGTGTCGAACCCGGCGACTCCCTCGCTCCCGTCGCCCGCCGACGGGGCGACCGGCTCGACGTGGGCGCTCCCGACGCCGGGGACGTCGCGGACCGCCCGCAGCATCGCCTCCATCGCGCCGGTCGCGCTCGCCTCGTCGAACGCGTCGACGGCGGCCTCGACGGTCACGTCGGTCCCGTCGACCCGGATCGACTCCACCAGTCCCGCCTCGAAGACGTTCACGCCGGCGTCGGGGTCGCGGACGGCTCGCAGCGCGGCCTCCACGCGGTCTTCGAGGGGGCCCTCGTCCGGATTCGCGGTAGCAAGGCTGTCGTCCGGGCCGAGGGTGGCGGCGTCGGTATCCGTCTCCGCGGATCCACCGTTCGGTGGTGGGTTCTCGTCCGGTTCCCCGGACGGCGTGCGATCGGCGTCGGTCGTCGTGTGTGGGTTGTCGGTCATGCTCAGAGGTTCGGCGTTCGGTTGAGGTCGTCTTCGCCCGGCAGCGTACGGTCCGTCTCGTCGAGCGCGCCCGTGAACTGCCGGCGGAAACTGCCCGCGTCGACCTCCTGCGCGCGGGCGGCAGTCTCGCGGACGATACCGCTCTCGTCGTCCGCCAGCCGGTCCAGCGTCTCGCGGGCCCGCTCGTCGTCGACGCCCCCCAGCAGGTGTGCCGCCCACTCGCGGACCCGTTCGCTCGGGTCGTCGGCCGCGTCGACGAGCGCGGGGAGCGCGTCCTGGCCGCGGAGCTTGAACAGCGACACGATGGCGTTCCGGCGGGCGGCGTGATGCTCGTCGTCCAGCGCGGCCTCGATCGCGTCCTCGTGTTCGGCCCGGTCGAGCCGGTCCAGCGCGACCACGGCCTCCGCGCGGACCCACGGTTCGGGGTCGTCGGTCAGCGCGAGCGCCGTCTCCGCGGCCGCGGGACCGCCGAGCTTC encodes:
- the ric gene encoding iron-sulfur cluster repair di-iron protein, giving the protein MTETSLDPDRRLGELVTEAPELARALESLGIDYCCGGDRTLAEACAEADLDLSTVRERLADARRTDADERIERESLSALVDDIVSTHHEYLRDELPQLEELVRKVRSVHGENHPELREVESEFIALSEEMRTHTEEEETDAFPVVEKLDRGEPLDGAEAETLRETFEDLEADHDETAARLERIADLTDDYAVPDDACPSYRSMLDRLEALERDTHMHVHKENNVLFEEAEKRLSG
- a CDS encoding MOSC domain-containing protein, whose product is MGRLEGLRVFPVKGLDGIDVEATEILDGGTLSRDREFALFDAEGDVVNGKRTDRVHDLATDFDPASGALRVEAPDGEVRRFDLAEDRERAERWFSDFFDADLTLRRDASLGYVDRREMGPSVVSTATLETVASWFDGMSVESARRRLRANVEVSGVPAFWEDRFVGDGAPAFEVGGVPFEGVTPCGRCVVPSRDPDTGEPTPEFRERFVRKRRESFPEWADEGAFDHHYSLMIIARVPEPDRGRTLRVGDKVDVVER
- a CDS encoding helix-turn-helix domain-containing protein encodes the protein MPYVELAITVPDSVWIGEVSRANPDTEFRVLAATANDATGVARIELLGGDPAAVCDQIREYESVTDLTEFETDGDGRRVQVETTVPLLMTSLQSSGVPLDTPFEVRDGEMTLAETLPQRNLSKLGDTLDDVGIPYTVERVQQDVESDSLLTDRQLWLVDEAIDRGYYDTPRRTTLVELADDLDIAKSTCSEILHRAEERVLKEYVNDLRDPRATPR
- a CDS encoding sulfurtransferase TusA family protein; this encodes MTEPAVPDAAPDVEPDMTVDNRGRGCASGIARVQRALEDLPKGAVLVIKSTDRRAEEEYPRLADQTGHELLAIESERKRLFRREYTTYLEIHREP
- a CDS encoding CGCGG family putative rSAM-modified RiPP protein, whose protein sequence is MGSNAYADREPVTTRRHDRAWTADLETDEHAADRRLVVAEGIEAVELTSPGRFVDIVTPERHGHPSSYLYPALRSLDADLRLSDEDRCSCGGYVTRAFLGGE
- a CDS encoding metal-dependent transcriptional regulator, whose translation is MSSNDRVRASPSTSPSPSDVERTTARYLFAIDALSTDEADRIATGDLRERLGVTPASASEMVSKLDDRGLVDHEKYRGVTLTSRGEALAARVAWRFCVVTSFFDSVLGTALDDRTALEIGVALPRDGIARLRELVTAPCLELCPESGRDVKCCAV
- a CDS encoding DUF2249 domain-containing protein gives rise to the protein MSGRQLDLREIPPPKRHPKIFDAFEELESGEALTLFNDHEPTPLYHQMAAEVESFDAEGYTVDRIGPQEFIATLPKK
- a CDS encoding molybdopterin-dependent oxidoreductase; translation: MTRNPRGPQSGPEHEADGGATVEVVGEKRLALTRTDLDARPTVERECTVVCATGDRTAASWTGVPVPDLLVSAGAPPVTTHLRLTSDSGYRVHVEIATALDALVALARDGEDLVDAGPGTRFVGPGVDGEQSVKELARIEAVSLDPGEDPSVG
- a CDS encoding P-loop NTPase, with amino-acid sequence MTDNPHTTTDADRTPSGEPDENPPPNGGSAETDTDAATLGPDDSLATANPDEGPLEDRVEAALRAVRDPDAGVNVFEAGLVESIRVDGTDVTVEAAVDAFDEASATGAMEAMLRAVRDVPGVGSAHVEPVAPSAGDGSEGVAGFDTVIAVASAKGGVGKSTVSTGLACALAAERSTGLFDADIHGPNVPRLLDVSGPVRSDDEGRPLPVGASGPDADLDVMSVGLMEDGAPLAWRGAMAHDALTELFEDAAWRAEDTLVIDLPPGTGDVVLTTLQEVPVDGVVVVTTPFPASLDDTARSVELFRDNDVPVLGAVVNMGGFTCPSCGDDHDLFPGSSPADALSAPVLAEIPFSTDLQETPAPGDAPPEMERLAESVTDAAATAWDVDVPDDAVDIRGEPPEVRRERVADRFASLDSGATLTLVSDRDPSPVRGYLADLADADPGAIEPFAVERRTPDDWVLTAVRP
- a CDS encoding HEAT repeat domain-containing protein codes for the protein MRDEEEATDGPPDPGLHPERSPGFDEEPDGLEDIEVDRDVTIGEASPEELAASDTEPVEDVPAAELIAALAGDDAVERRRAALELAERERDDRIVRALGSAAATDDDAEVRQFAVEALAKLGGPAAAETALALTDDPEPWVRAEAVVALDRLDRAEHEDAIEAALDDEHHAARRNAIVSLFKLRGQDALPALVDAADDPSERVREWAAHLLGGVDDERARETLDRLADDESGIVRETAARAQEVDAGSFRRQFTGALDETDRTLPGEDDLNRTPNL